One Pseudomonas muyukensis DNA segment encodes these proteins:
- a CDS encoding IclR family transcriptional regulator translates to MAKASSNTDNGKQKVRSAEVGTDILKALAELSPSTSLSRLAEHVDMPASKVHRYLQALIASGFAEQDPATNHYGLGREALRVGMAALGSIDVLKVAALPLSQLRDALNESCFIAVWGNQGATVVSIEPAVRAVTVVTQIGSVLPLLSSSTGLVFAAHLPERETVELRDRELAALNHSAEDYAPLLAQIRQRGLHHIHGLLMPGVDALSAPVFNAMGQVVAVMTVVGPTSIFHADEQGPAAQRLLAAAGAVSRRMGYDAVS, encoded by the coding sequence ATGGCCAAAGCCAGCAGCAACACCGACAACGGCAAACAGAAGGTCCGTTCGGCGGAAGTCGGCACCGACATCCTCAAGGCCCTGGCCGAGCTCTCGCCCTCCACCTCGCTGTCGCGCCTGGCCGAGCATGTCGACATGCCCGCGAGCAAGGTGCACCGCTACCTGCAAGCGCTGATCGCCAGCGGCTTCGCCGAGCAGGACCCGGCCACCAACCATTACGGCCTGGGGCGCGAGGCACTGCGGGTGGGCATGGCGGCGCTGGGCAGCATCGATGTGCTGAAGGTGGCGGCCCTGCCGCTGTCGCAGCTGCGTGACGCATTGAACGAGAGCTGCTTCATCGCGGTGTGGGGCAACCAGGGCGCCACGGTGGTGAGCATCGAACCGGCGGTGCGCGCGGTGACGGTAGTGACCCAGATCGGCTCGGTGCTGCCGCTGCTCAGCTCTTCCACCGGGCTGGTGTTCGCCGCGCACCTGCCGGAGCGCGAGACCGTGGAGCTGCGCGACCGGGAACTGGCCGCGCTCAATCACAGCGCCGAAGACTATGCACCGTTGCTGGCGCAGATCCGCCAGCGCGGCCTGCACCATATCCATGGTTTGCTGATGCCCGGGGTGGACGCGCTGTCTGCCCCGGTGTTCAACGCCATGGGCCAGGTCGTGGCGGTGATGACCGTGGTCGGGCCAACCTCGATCTTTCATGCCGACGAGCAGGGGCCGGCGGCGCAACGCCTGCTGGCGGCCGCGGGGGCCGTCAGCAGGCGGATGGGGTATGACGCGGTATCCTGA
- the hmgA gene encoding homogentisate 1,2-dioxygenase produces MTRATSPELQYLSGFGNEFASEALPGALPVGQNSPQKAPYGLYAELLSGTAFTMTRSELRRTWLYRIRPSALHPRFERLARQPLTGALGPVNPNRLRWSPQPMPAEPTDFIEGWLPMVANSAAEKPAGVSIYIYRANRSMERVFFNADGELLLVPEQGRLRIATELGVLEVEPLEIAVIPRGMKFRVELLDAQARGYIAENHGAPLRIPDLGPIGSNGLANPRDFLTPVAHYEEATGPVQLVQKFLGEHWGCELQHSPLDVVAWHGSNVPYKYDLRRFNTIGTVSFDHPDPSIFTVLTSPTSVHGMANMDFVIFPPRWMVAENTFRPPWFHRNLMNEFMGLIQGAYDAKAEGFLPGGASLHGVMSAHGPDAETCDKAIAADLAPHKIDNTMAFMFETSQVLRPSLQALESPQLQADYDSCWATLPSTFNPNRR; encoded by the coding sequence ATGACTCGCGCTACATCCCCTGAACTCCAGTACCTGAGCGGCTTCGGCAACGAATTCGCCAGCGAAGCCCTGCCTGGGGCGTTGCCGGTGGGGCAGAACTCGCCGCAGAAGGCGCCCTATGGGCTGTATGCCGAGCTGCTGTCGGGCACCGCGTTCACCATGACCCGCAGCGAGCTGCGCCGCACCTGGCTGTACCGCATTCGTCCCTCGGCGCTGCACCCGCGCTTCGAGCGCCTGGCGCGCCAGCCGCTGACCGGCGCCCTGGGCCCGGTCAACCCCAACCGCCTGCGCTGGAGCCCCCAGCCGATGCCGGCCGAGCCTACCGACTTCATCGAAGGCTGGCTGCCGATGGTGGCCAACTCGGCGGCCGAGAAACCGGCCGGGGTGAGCATTTATATCTACCGTGCCAACCGCTCCATGGAGCGGGTGTTCTTCAACGCCGACGGCGAGCTGTTGCTGGTGCCCGAACAAGGCCGCCTGCGCATCGCCACCGAGCTGGGCGTGCTCGAGGTCGAGCCGCTGGAAATCGCGGTGATTCCGCGCGGCATGAAGTTCCGCGTCGAGTTGCTCGACGCCCAGGCCCGCGGCTATATCGCCGAGAACCACGGCGCGCCGCTGCGTATCCCCGACCTTGGCCCGATCGGCAGCAACGGCCTGGCCAACCCGCGGGACTTCCTCACCCCGGTGGCGCATTACGAAGAAGCCACAGGCCCGGTCCAGCTGGTGCAGAAGTTCCTTGGCGAGCACTGGGGCTGCGAGCTGCAGCATTCGCCGCTGGATGTGGTCGCCTGGCACGGCAGCAACGTGCCGTACAAATACGACCTGCGCCGTTTCAACACCATCGGCACGGTCAGCTTCGACCACCCCGACCCGTCGATCTTCACCGTGCTGACCTCGCCGACCAGCGTGCATGGCATGGCCAACATGGACTTCGTGATCTTCCCGCCGCGCTGGATGGTGGCCGAGAACACCTTCCGTCCACCTTGGTTCCACCGCAACCTGATGAACGAGTTCATGGGCCTGATCCAGGGTGCCTACGACGCCAAGGCCGAAGGCTTCCTGCCCGGTGGCGCCTCGCTGCACGGGGTGATGAGCGCCCATGGCCCGGACGCCGAGACCTGCGACAAGGCCATCGCCGCCGACCTGGCACCGCACAAGATCGACAACACCATGGCCTTCATGTTCGAGACCAGCCAGGTGCTGCGCCCGAGCCTCCAGGCCCTCGAAAGCCCGCAATTGCAGGCCGACTACGATAGTTGCTGGGCCACCTTGCCGAGCACCTTCAACCCGAACCGGAGATAA
- the fahA gene encoding fumarylacetoacetase produces MNHTAIARSWVEHANGHRDFPLQNLPLGIFSRPGQAPRCGVAIGEAILDLEAVLAAGLFDGAAKAAVEATAGGALNAFFALGRTARVALRERLLALLGEGSEHQSTLKAALHPAAECQLHLPAKIGDYTDFYVGIEHAKNVGKLFRPDNPLLPNYKHVPIGYHGRASTIRPSGTDVRRPKGQTLPAGQSEPSFGPCVRLDYELELGIWIGQGNDMGQPIPVGDAAEHVAGYCLLNDWSARDIQAWEYQPLGPFLSKSFITTVSPWVVTAEALEPFRCAQPARPEGDPQPLSYLLDARDQAGGAFDIELEVLLLTARMREQNLPAHRLTLSNTRSMYWTVAQMVAHHSVNGCQLQPGDLFGSGTLSGAAPGSFGSLLEITEGGKHPVELASGEVRKFLEDGDELILRARCVRDGVASIGFGECRGTVVAAN; encoded by the coding sequence ATGAACCACACCGCCATTGCCCGTAGCTGGGTCGAGCACGCCAACGGGCACCGCGACTTCCCGCTGCAGAACCTGCCGCTGGGCATCTTCAGCCGGCCAGGCCAGGCCCCGCGTTGCGGCGTGGCCATCGGCGAGGCCATCCTCGACCTTGAGGCGGTGCTGGCCGCCGGCCTGTTCGACGGCGCGGCCAAGGCTGCCGTCGAGGCCACCGCCGGTGGCGCGCTGAACGCTTTCTTCGCCCTTGGCCGCACGGCCCGCGTGGCCCTGCGCGAGCGCCTGCTGGCGCTGCTGGGCGAGGGTAGCGAGCACCAGAGCACGCTGAAAGCCGCCCTGCACCCTGCCGCCGAGTGCCAGCTGCACCTGCCGGCGAAGATTGGCGACTACACCGACTTCTACGTCGGCATCGAGCACGCCAAGAACGTCGGCAAGCTGTTCCGCCCGGACAACCCGCTGTTGCCCAACTACAAGCACGTGCCGATCGGCTACCACGGCCGCGCCTCGACCATCCGCCCATCCGGTACCGACGTGCGCCGCCCCAAGGGCCAGACCCTGCCGGCGGGGCAGAGCGAGCCAAGCTTCGGCCCTTGCGTGCGCCTGGACTACGAACTGGAACTGGGCATCTGGATTGGCCAGGGCAACGACATGGGCCAGCCGATCCCGGTCGGTGACGCTGCCGAACACGTGGCCGGCTACTGCCTGCTCAACGACTGGTCGGCACGCGATATCCAGGCCTGGGAATACCAGCCGCTGGGCCCGTTCCTGTCCAAGAGCTTCATCACCACGGTGTCGCCGTGGGTGGTCACCGCCGAAGCCCTGGAGCCGTTCCGCTGCGCCCAGCCGGCCCGTCCGGAGGGTGACCCGCAGCCGCTGTCGTACCTGCTGGACGCGCGCGACCAGGCTGGCGGTGCCTTCGATATAGAGCTGGAAGTGCTGTTGCTGACCGCGCGCATGCGCGAGCAGAACCTGCCGGCGCATCGGCTCACGCTGAGCAACACCCGCAGCATGTACTGGACCGTGGCACAGATGGTCGCCCACCACAGCGTCAACGGCTGCCAGCTGCAACCGGGCGACCTGTTCGGCTCGGGCACCCTGTCGGGCGCGGCGCCAGGCTCGTTCGGCAGCCTGCTGGAGATCACCGAGGGCGGCAAGCACCCGGTGGAACTGGCCAGCGGCGAGGTGCGCAAGTTCCTCGAGGACGGCGACGAGCTGATCCTGCGCGCCCGTTGCGTGCGTGACGGCGTGGCCAGCATCGGCTTCGGCGAGTGCCGCGGCACTGTCGTCGCGGCCAACTGA
- the maiA gene encoding maleylacetoacetate isomerase yields the protein MELFTYYRSTSSYRVRIALALKGLDYQALPVNLLKGEQRGEDYLALNPQGRVPALRLDSGELLVQSPAIIEYLEEAFPDTPLLPRALAARAQARGVAAIIGCDVHPLHNVSVLNQLRQLGQGEEQVNQWIGHWIGQGLAAVEQLIGAEGFCFGATPGLADVYLIPQLYAAERFGIDLGGYPRIRRVAALAEQHPAFAKAHPARQPDTPS from the coding sequence ATGGAACTGTTCACCTACTACCGTTCCACCTCGTCGTATCGGGTACGCATCGCCCTGGCACTCAAGGGCCTGGATTACCAGGCCTTGCCGGTGAACCTGCTCAAGGGCGAGCAGCGCGGCGAGGACTACCTGGCGCTCAACCCGCAAGGGCGGGTGCCGGCCTTGCGCCTGGACAGTGGCGAGCTGCTGGTGCAGTCGCCGGCGATCATCGAGTACCTCGAAGAGGCCTTCCCCGATACCCCACTGCTGCCCCGCGCCCTGGCGGCACGGGCCCAGGCGCGTGGGGTGGCGGCGATCATCGGTTGCGATGTCCATCCATTGCACAACGTCAGCGTGCTCAACCAGTTGCGCCAGTTGGGGCAGGGTGAGGAGCAGGTCAACCAGTGGATCGGCCACTGGATTGGCCAGGGCCTGGCGGCAGTGGAGCAATTGATCGGCGCCGAGGGCTTCTGCTTCGGCGCCACGCCGGGGCTGGCCGATGTGTACCTGATCCCGCAGCTGTATGCGGCCGAGCGTTTCGGCATCGACCTGGGTGGCTACCCGCGCATTCGCCGCGTGGCCGCCCTGGCCGAACAGCACCCGGCCTTTGCCAAGGCCCACCCAGCCAGGCAGCCCGATACGCCGAGTTAA
- a CDS encoding MFS transporter, producing MHNQIASFRAALDARPVSPYQWRLLLLLILLLVTDGYDAQVLGYVIPALAQDWGLEKAAFGPVFSANLLGLTLGSLAVTPLADRFGVRRVLLCCVLLYASLTLLMVFASSLDSLMLARFLCGIGMGGAMPSAMALMADYAPPRLRTLMVTLAACGFSLGGAAGGFVAAGFIDHYGWQAVFLAGGVAPLLLFPFLLLLLPESLPRLLRDAPPYARLQRIAKRLLPGWQVPLAQRGVDEPADSKLTVVALFRGGFARPTLLLWSTFFVSLILLYFMISWLPSLLQDSGLALNQANLVTSLFLFAGTLGAVCMAWCADRMVNKARLLAGVLLGAALFSVLVGLNHDDPRWLVPCVFAAGFCIIGGQLTLNAFVSNFYPAQVRATGTGWALGVGRFGSILGPLLGSLLLTLHMPVEQIFYFCAVPALLGALLVSQVRAPRPREVAVKGQALMD from the coding sequence ATGCACAACCAGATAGCCAGCTTTCGCGCGGCGCTCGACGCGCGCCCGGTGTCACCCTACCAGTGGCGCCTGCTGCTGCTGTTGATCCTGCTGTTGGTCACCGATGGTTATGACGCCCAGGTGCTGGGCTATGTGATCCCCGCGCTGGCCCAGGACTGGGGCCTGGAAAAGGCTGCCTTCGGGCCGGTGTTCAGCGCCAACCTGCTGGGCCTGACACTGGGCTCGCTGGCGGTGACGCCACTGGCCGACCGCTTCGGTGTGCGCCGGGTGCTGCTGTGCTGCGTGCTGCTGTACGCCAGCCTGACGCTGCTGATGGTGTTCGCCTCTTCCCTCGACAGCCTGATGCTGGCGCGCTTTCTCTGCGGTATCGGCATGGGCGGCGCGATGCCCAGCGCCATGGCGCTGATGGCTGACTATGCGCCGCCTCGACTGCGCACGCTGATGGTCACCCTGGCGGCCTGCGGTTTCTCCCTGGGTGGTGCTGCCGGGGGCTTCGTCGCGGCAGGCTTCATCGATCATTACGGCTGGCAGGCGGTGTTCCTCGCCGGCGGCGTGGCGCCTTTGCTGTTGTTCCCGTTCTTGCTGCTGTTGCTGCCCGAGTCGCTGCCGCGCCTGCTGCGCGATGCGCCGCCGTATGCCCGCTTGCAGCGCATCGCCAAGCGCCTGTTGCCGGGCTGGCAGGTGCCCTTGGCGCAGCGTGGCGTCGACGAACCGGCGGACAGCAAGCTGACCGTGGTGGCGTTGTTCCGGGGTGGCTTCGCCCGGCCGACCTTGCTGCTGTGGAGCACCTTTTTCGTCAGCCTGATCCTGCTGTATTTCATGATCAGCTGGTTGCCGTCGTTGTTGCAGGACAGTGGCCTGGCGTTGAATCAGGCCAACCTGGTCACCTCGTTGTTCCTGTTCGCCGGCACCTTGGGTGCGGTGTGCATGGCCTGGTGCGCCGACCGCATGGTCAACAAGGCGCGCCTGTTGGCCGGCGTGCTGCTGGGGGCGGCGTTGTTCAGCGTGCTGGTGGGGTTGAACCACGACGATCCGCGCTGGCTGGTGCCCTGCGTGTTCGCCGCCGGCTTCTGCATCATTGGCGGGCAACTGACCCTCAATGCCTTCGTCAGCAACTTCTATCCGGCCCAGGTGCGTGCCACCGGCACCGGGTGGGCGCTGGGCGTCGGGCGCTTCGGCTCGATCCTCGGGCCGTTGCTGGGCAGCCTGCTGCTGACCTTGCACATGCCGGTGGAGCAGATTTTCTACTTCTGCGCCGTGCCGGCACTGCTCGGCGCCCTGCTGGTCAGCCAGGTGCGTGCGCCACGGCCGCGCGAAGTGGCGGTCAAGGGCCAGGCGCTAATGGATTGA
- a CDS encoding SirB1 family protein, translated as MNPRQACLACLEREPVALLEAALWIAAEHDREVEPALGLAHLHALQREVSAQLPMLPLNELAQPLLRQLNALGFQQDEYHPLRPQAALMDKVLQRRRGQPLLLAILALELARRLSIPLEGVNFPGHFLLRVPGADHLLDPCGGRRLYPADCRELLARQFGPQLPLNAEHLRAATPMQMLQRLSRNLRQLHSSNDNDLAALVDAERVMQLGPVQVNDYLARATLYQHLDCPQAERFDLEHALLLSDDPLQRLKLGERLAQLPSGKRSIH; from the coding sequence ATGAACCCACGCCAAGCCTGCCTGGCCTGCCTGGAACGCGAGCCGGTCGCCCTGCTGGAAGCCGCCCTGTGGATCGCCGCCGAGCACGACCGCGAGGTCGAGCCCGCGCTCGGCCTGGCCCACCTGCATGCGCTGCAGCGCGAGGTCAGCGCCCAGTTGCCGATGCTGCCGCTCAACGAACTGGCCCAGCCGCTGTTGCGCCAGCTCAACGCCCTGGGCTTCCAGCAGGATGAGTACCACCCGCTGCGCCCACAAGCCGCGCTGATGGACAAGGTGCTGCAACGTCGGCGTGGGCAACCGCTGCTGCTGGCCATTCTCGCCCTCGAGCTGGCACGGCGCCTGTCGATCCCGCTGGAGGGGGTCAACTTTCCCGGCCATTTTCTGTTGCGCGTGCCCGGCGCCGACCACCTGCTCGACCCCTGCGGGGGCCGTCGCCTGTACCCTGCCGATTGTCGCGAGCTGCTCGCCCGCCAGTTCGGCCCGCAGCTGCCGCTGAACGCCGAGCACCTGCGCGCGGCCACGCCCATGCAGATGCTCCAGCGCCTGTCGCGCAACCTGCGCCAACTGCACAGCAGCAACGACAACGACCTGGCCGCGCTGGTCGACGCCGAGCGGGTGATGCAGCTGGGGCCGGTACAGGTCAACGACTACCTGGCCCGCGCCACCCTGTACCAGCACCTGGACTGTCCCCAGGCCGAACGCTTCGACCTGGAGCATGCCCTGCTGCTCAGCGACGACCCGCTGCAGCGCCTCAAGCTCGGCGAACGCCTTGCCCAACTGCCCAGCGGCAAACGCTCAATCCATTAG